GCATCAAGCTGATCCTGCACGCCCTGCACGAGAACGAGCTGCCCTTCATCAACGGCGGCCAGCATGTGGAGTGGGTGCCCGACATCGACAACATGGTCTCGCTGGGCGTCATCGTCGCGGCGATGACCGTCGCGACGGTCGCGAGCCTGATCGCGTCGTCCCGTGACAAGCGGGCGGCGAAGCGGCTCGACCAGCCGGTGGAGTGAGGGCATCGTGATGCGTCACTGGACACCGATGGCCGTCGTCTACCTCGTCCTGGCGGTGGCGGGACTCGTCGGCACCTGGGCGTTCAACGTCCTGGCCATCACGCAGATGGTGGACTTCATCGGTGACCTCGTCGGCAGCGGCCCTGCCGTGTCGTCGATCACCATCGACCTCCTGGTCGCGGCGATCGCCGGAAGCATCTTCATCATCGTCGAGGCACGACGGATCGGCATGCGACACGGCTGGCTGTACGTGGTCGCGTCAGGGGTGACGGCATTCGCCTTCATGTTCCCGCTGTTCCTCGCCATGCGTCAGCGGCACCTCACCCGGTTGTCCACAGAGACTCAGCCTCGAGCGTGAGGTCGATGACCTGGCGCAGCAGTGCGCCGAGCGAGGTAGATCGCAACAGGGTGTAACGGTCGTAGTCGCCCAGCGGGGCGATCTCGGCGAGCTGCCATGACGAGGCGAGAGGGTCGTCGGCGAGGTCGGTGTCGGCACTCCAGGGCGAGTCGGCGCGTGCGAGCACCCGCCGCACGGTCGACTCGGCCAGGGTGCGCAGGGGAGTGAGGGCGTCGTCCCAGGTCAGCTCGGGCAGCGGCGTCACGGCCGCGCGGGGATGGGGCGCGTCATCGACCCACTCGTCGATCGAGAAGCGCGTGGTGCCGACAGCGACGATATGCAGCACGTCCGCATCGGCCGAGACGCTCGTGAGCCTCGCCATCGTGCCGATGCCGCTGCGCAGGTCGCCGCCGCCGACCTCCTGGCCCCGCTCGATGAGCACGACACCGAACTGAGGATCCTCCTCGTCGAGAAGGTGCCCGATCATCGTGAGATAGCGCGGCTCGAACACGCGGAGCGGAAGCGGGGTGTACGGGAAGAGCACCGAGCCAAGGGGAAACATCGGTAGTGCGGCCATGACCCCAGTCAACACTGCGAGACGTACAGTGAAAAGATGCGCAGACCGAGTCCCATCGTCCCGTCTCCCGGCCAGGAATCCGTCTGGGACTATCCGCGACCTCCGAGGATCGAGAAGGTGGACGAGCGTGTCACCATCCGCCTCGGCGGCGTGCTCGTCGCCGACACCCGGGCTGCGATGCGGGTGCTCGAGACGAGTCATCCCCCGGTGTACTACCTGCCGATAGCCGATTTCATCGACGGAGCGCTCGCCGATGCTCCCGGTTCGTCGTTCTGCGAGTTCAAGGGGGCCGCGCGCTACCTCGACGTGCGCGGCGGAGGTCTTGTGGCCGCGGGCGCCGCCTGGAACTACCCGGATCCCACCCCTGGATTCGAGGCGCTGAGCGATCGTGTCGCGGTCTACGCGGGGCCGATGGACGAGTGCACGGTGGGCGGTGAGGTCGTGGTCCCGCAGCCGGGCGGGTTCTACGGCGGCTGGGTGACGTCCTCCGTCGTCGGTCCGTTCAAGGGCGGGCCGGGCTCGATGGGCTGGTAGCCCCCGGACTCGCCCCTGTCTCAGAAGGCCTGCAGGTTCGCCTGCAGTCCGCCGTCGACGTGGTCGCGACGGAGCAGGCCCCGTCGGCGCAGCACCGGCACCAGCTCGTCCAGGGTGCGGTGCAGGGTGACGGGGTGGAAGTCGCCCCACAGCAGAACACCGTCGTTGCCCCACTCGCCGAGCTCCTCGACCAGGTCGGCGAACTCCTCGGCGGTTCCGACGAAACCGGAGCGGTCGGAGAGACGCCCTGTGCGGGCGAGAGCCGTGAGGTGAGCGCGCAGCGGCGCGTCGTCGCCGCGGTCGCCGAGCAGGCGCTGGATGCTGCCCCGTGAGACGTGCTCGCCGAAGAACGAGGGGTCGAGGGGCCGGTCGAGATCCAGGGCGGTGAGGTCGGTCTCGAGATCGCTCGACTGCTTGCGGGCGATCTGCCGCAGCGCCTCGTCGTCCGGGTGCGCGGAGGCCGCGACGATCCGGTCCGCCTCCTCGGCCGAGGCCGTGATGACGGGCTGGATCGCGAACAGGATCTTGATGTCGTCGGGTCTGCGACCCGCCGCGATCGCCGCATCATGGATCTTGGCCCGGTAGGCGCGGACCGAGGCTTCGTGCAGAGGAGCCAGCGCGAGTTGCACATCGGAGTGGGCGCCGGCGAAGCCGAGTCCCCGCCCCGATCCTCCGGGCGAGACGATCGCCGGCGCTCCGTCGGTGAAGGGCACGGCGTTCAGAGGTCCGTCGAAGGCGAAATGCTCGCCGCGGTGGCGGACGGCGTGCAGCTTCGATCCGTCCGCGAACACCTCCGTGGCGCGGTCCTCGACGATGGCGCCGTCCTGCCAGCTTCCCCACAGCGCCCGGATTCCGTCGAGCCACTCCTCGGCACGGTCGTAGGCCGCATCGTGCCCCAGCTGCGCGGCGGCGGAGAAGTGACGCGCACTCCCGGTGTCGGTGACGACGTTGAGTCCCAGACGATGGCCGCTGAGATGCTGCAGCGTGGCGAACTGCCTGGCCGCCGTGTACGGCAGGTAGGCCGCCGGGTTCACGGTGGGGACCACGCCGAGGTGGCGCGTGGCCTGGAACAGGTACGGCGCGAGCAGCAGCGGGTCGTGCTTGGGTCCGCCGAACGCGTGCCGCACCCGCAGGTCGATGGTCGAGGGGGACCCGAGCGAGGGGGCGTCCTCGATGATGACCAGATCGAATCCCGCCTGCTCCAGGGTGCGGGCCGCCTCCTGGTAGATGTCGGGTCTCGTCCAGTCGTAATCCCAGTCCAGAGAGGGCAGGCCCCAGCCCTGCGGTCCGAAGCCGCGGGCGAGGAACCAGCCGAAGTGCTGGAGCCGGCTCATGCCGCGACCTCCCGCGCCGGCTGGAGCACGCGATCGAGGTCGGCGATCAGGTCGGAGACGTCCTCGATGCCGATCGACAGCCGCAGCGTTCCCGGTCGCACGCCCAGCAGATCGCGCTCCTGCCGGCTGCGGTGCGAATGACTGGTCGTCTCGGGGTGCAGCACCAGCGATCGGACATCGCCGATGTGGGTCATGTGGGTGAACACCCCGACGCCGTCGACGAACGAGCGCGCCGCGTCGAGCCCGCCTCGCAGGGTGAAGGTGAACACCGAGCCGTGGCCGCCGACGAGGTACTTCTCCGCGAGGGCGTGATGGGGGTGCCCCTCCAGCCCGAGATAGTCGACGCTCTCGACCTCGTCATGGGCGGCGAGCCATCGCGCCACGTCGAGCGCATTCCGCGACTGACGCTCGACCCGGAGTCCGAGCGTCTCGGCGCCCTGGCCGATCAGGAAGGCGTTGAGCGGAGACGGTGAGGCGCCGAAACGCGGGGCGACGGACTCTCTCGCGTAGGCGATGCGCGCCGCGCCGCCGTGCCGGCTGGCGACGCTGGGGAATCCGCCGCGACCGGGGAGCACGAGGTGCGGGGCGTTGTGCCCGGCTGCGGTGGCGTCGAAGCGTCCGTCGTCGACGATGACGCCGCCGAGCACCGATCCGTGCCCGGCGAGGAATTTCGACGCCGAGTGCACGACGATCGAGGCCCCCTGCTCCAGCGGACGCACGAGGAACGGGGTGGCCAGCGTGTTGTCGACGATCAGGGGGATCGCCGCCTCGTCGGCGACGGCGCTGATCGCGGCGATGTCGAGAAGGTCGTTGCGGGCGTTCGCGATCGACTCCGCGAAGAGCGCGCGGGTGTTCGGGCGGATCTCTGCGCGCCAGGCGTCCGGGTCGCCGATGTCGTCGACGAAGGTCGTCTCGATGCCCAGTCGCGCGAGATTGTCGAGGAAGAGACCTCTGCTGCCCTCGTAGATGTGCGTCGACGAGATGATGTGATCGCCCGCCCCGGCGACCGTCAGCAGGGCGGTGACGACGGCGGCCTGACCGCTCGCGACGAGGACCGCGTCGACGCCGGACTCGAGGGCCGCGAGCTGACGTTCGACCGCACGGATGGTGGGATTCCCCGTACGGGTGTATCCGAATCCGCTGCCGGTGCCGAAGTGGTCGGCCGCGTGGTCGAAGTCCTCGAACTCGAAACCCGCGGTCAGATAGATCGGGGTCGCCCGAGATGTCGCGGCCGTCTGATTCCTGGCCGAGTGGAGGGCTCTGGTGGCGAAGCCGGTGGACTCGTCGGTCATGCTGGTGCCTCTCGAAGGTTCGTGTCAGTAGGGTGTCACGCGGCGACGCGGGGTGCGGAAGCGGTGGTAATCTGACGTCATGCGGATCGTGCTCCTTCTTAGCTGCCGCGACGAGAACTCGTTCTGAGCCCCTCCTCGTCGCGGAGTCCATCGTGGGCCGAACCGCCAGCTTCAGGAGAAACGCAATGAACAGCCCCGCAGCAGACTCCGCCTCTGTCCGCCCGAGAACCCTCGCCGAGAAGGTCTGGGACGACCACCTCGTCGTGAAGGGCGAGGACGGCGAGCCGGACCTCATCTACATCGATCTGCACCTCGTGCACGAGGTGACGAGTCCGCAGGCCTTCGACGGCCTGCGTGCCGAGGGTCGTCCCCTCCGGCGGCTCGATCTGACGATCGCCACGGAGGATCACAACACCCCGACCTGGGACATCGACAAGCCCATCGCTGACCTCACCAGCCGGACGCAGATCGAGACCCTCCGTCGCAACGCGTCCGAGTTCGGCGTGCGCCTGCATTCGCTCGGCGACGCCGAGCAGGGAATCGTCCACGTCGTCGGACCGCAGCTCGGGCTCACCATGCCGGGCATCACCGTCGTCTGCGGCGACTCGCACACCTCCACCCACGGAGCTTTCGGGGCGATGGCCTTCGGGATCGGCACCAGCGAGGTGGAGCATGTCATGGCGACACAGACGCTCCCGCTGAAGCCGTTCAAGACGATGGCGATCACCGTCGACGGCACGCTGCGCCCCGGCGTCACCGCGAAGGACATCATCCTCGCCGTCATCGCGAAGATCACCACCGGCGGTGGCCAGGGATACGTGCTGGAGTTCCGCGGCAGCGCGATCCGTGCGCTGTCGATGGAAGGGCGCATGACGATCTGCAACATGTCGATCGAGGCGGGTGCCCGCGCCGGCATGGTGGCGCCCGACGAGACGACCTTCGAGTACCTCAAGGGGCGCCCGCACGCCCCGAAGGGGCAGGACTGGGACGACGCCGTCGCCTACTGGCGCACGCTGCCCACGGACGAGGGCGCGACCTTCGACGCGGAGGTCTTCATCGACGCCGACGAGCTGGAGCCCTTCGTGACCTGGGGCACCAACCCCGGTCAGGGCAGCTCGCTGTCGGCATCCGTGCCCGATCCCGCTGACATCGCGGACCCGAACGAGCGCGCTGCGGCTCAGCGCGCGCTGGAGTACATGGACCTGGCACCGGGCACCCCGCTGAAGGAGGTCCCCGTCGACGCCGTGTTCATGGGCTCCTGCACCAACAGTCGCATCGAGGACCTGCGCGCCTTCGCCTCCATCGTCGAGGGCAGGAAGAAGGCCGACGGCGTGCGCGTCATGGTCGTCCCCGGCTCGGCGCGCGTTCGTCTCGAGGCGGAAGCCGAGGGCCTGGACAAGGTGATCACGGACTTCGGCGCCGAGTGGCGGTTCGCCGGCTGCTCGATGTGCCTCGGGATGAACCCGGATCAGCTCGCGCCGGGGGAGCGCTGCGCATCGACCTCGAACCGCAACTTCGAGGGCAGGCAGGGCAAGGGCGGTCGCACGCACCTGGTCTCGCCTCTGGTCGCCGCGGCGACGGCGATCCGCGGCACACTGTCGAGTCCCAGCGATCTGCACGAGATGGCGGAGGTCTGACCATGGAGAAGTTCACCACGCACACCGGCGTCGCCGCTCCTCTCAAGCGCTCGAACGTCGACACCGACCAGATCATCCCCGCCGTCTTCCTCAAGCGGGTCACCAAGACCGGCTTCGAGGACGCGCTCTTCCACGGATGGCGTCAGGATCCCGACTTCGTCCTGAACCAGCCGCAGTTCCAGGGGGCCTCCGTGCTCGTCGCCGGACCGGACTTCGGCACCGGCTCGAGCCGGGAGCACGCGGTGTGGGCGCTGCGCGACTTCGGATTCGCCGTCGTGCTCAGCCCCCGTTTCGCCGACATCTTCCGTGGCAACTCCGGCAAGCAGGGCCTTCTCGCGGCGACCATCTCCGAAGAGGATCTCGACCGTATCTGGGCCGAGATCGACCGCGAGCCCGGGGCATCGATCACCGTGGACCTCGAGGCGCGCACCGCGTCGATCGGCGACGTCCAGGCTGAGATCGGCATCGACGATTACACTAGATGGCGGCTCCTCGAAGGGCTCGATGACATCGGGCTCACGCTGCGCAACGAAGACAAGATCGCGCAGTTCGAGGCCCGTCGCGAGTCGTGGCGGCCCCGGACCCTCCCCGTTCAGTGAACGGCGGGGCAGGGGGAGCCGAGGGCGACCCCGCCCCGAATTCCCTGAATGAAGTGAGGCTCCGAATGACCACACCTGTGCGCGACGCTCTTGCGGACGGAGTCCCCCCACTGACCGGAGACGTCCTCGCGATCCGCGGCGGACGACCGCTGCGCGGCCGTGTCGATGTCAAGGGCGCGAAGAACCTCGCGACCAAGGCGATGGTGGCCTCACTGCTCGGCGAGACGGTGAGCACCCTTCGGGATGTTCCCGCGATCAGCGATGTCGCTGTGGTGCGTTCGCTGCTCGAGGTGCACGGTGTGCGGGTGTCCGACGGCGATGAGCCCGGCGCGCTGGTGTTCGACCCGAGCGACGTCGAGTCCGCGCACTTCGAGGAGATCGACGCGCACGCGGGTGCGTCGCGGATCCCGATCCTCTTCTGCGGTCCTTTGCTGCACCGTCTCGGACAGGCGTTCATCCCCGACCTCGGCGGCTGCCGCATCGGCGACCGCCCCATCGACTTCCACCTCGACGCACTGCGCAAGTTCGGTGCGATCGTCGAGAAGCTGCCGAGCGGCATCCGCCTGTCGACCGGTGGCGCGCGCCTGCACGGCGCGAACATCCACCTGCCGTACCCCAGCGTCGGAGCGACCGAGCAGGTCCTGCTGACGGCCGTCCGCGCCGAGGGCACCACCGAGCTGCGCAACGCGGCCATCGAGCCCGAGATCATGGACCTGATCGCCGTGCTGCAGAAGATGGGCGCGATCATCTCCTACGAGCCCAACCGCGTCATCGTCATCGAGGGCGTCGAGAAGCTCCGCGGATACGACCACCGCTCGATCTTCGACCGCAACGAGGCCGCGTCCTGGGCCTCCGCCGCGCTGGCGACCGACGGCGAGATCTTCGTCGGCGGCGCCAAGCAGCAGGAGATGCTCACCTTCCTCAACGTGTTCCGCAAGGCGGGGGGATGGTTCGACATCCAGGAGGACGGCATCCTCTTCCGTCGTGACGGCGAGCTCAAGCCCGTCGTCGTCGAGACCGACGTGCACCCCGGCTTCATGACCGACTGGCAGCAGCCTCTCGTGGTCGCGCTCACTCAGGCGAACGGCCGCTCGGTGGTCCACGAGACCGTCTACGAGAACCGACTCGGCTTCACCGACGCGCTGGTCAAGATGGGGGCCGACATCGTCGTGCACCCGCGCGGTCTGCAGGACGGCCCTCGTCGTGTGCCCCGCCGTGATCTGGAGCAGGCCGCCGTGATCACCGGACCGACGCCGCTGCACGCCGCAGACATCGTCGTCCCCGATCTCCGTGGCGGATACAGCCACGTGATCGCTGCACTCACCGCCGAAGGCGAGTCGAGGGTCTCCGGCGTCGACATCCTCAGCCGCGGCTACGAGAAGTTCCTCACCAAGCTCGACGCCGTGGGTGCCGACTTCGACGTCATCCGGTGACCGCGATGGGTTCCCGCTCGCCGGAGTCCACGCGGCCCAGCGTGTTCTGGCCGCTGGCGGCGATCATCGTGCCGATCGTGTCTCTGATCGCGAAGATCCGCATCAGGGGCGGTGAGAAGCTTCCGCAGGACGGCGCGTACGTGCTCGCCCCCAATCACTACTCGGAGTTCGATCCGCTCATCGTCGCCGTGGCGGTGTGGCGGATCGGCCGCGCTCCGCGCTTCATGGCGAAGGAGAGCCTGTTCCGCGTCCCGGTGCTGGGTGCGGCACTGCGGGCCACCGGCATGATCCCGGTGGCGAGGTCGTCGTCCGCGTCGGCGGCGAAGCAGACGCTCAAGCAGTCGGCGGAGCTCGTGGAGCACAGACGCGGCGTGATCGTCTACCCGGAGGGGACGCTGACGCGCGACCCCGACCTGTGGCCGATGCGCGGCAAGTCCGGTGCGGTGCGGCTGGCGCTGACGGACGGCATCCCGCTGATCCCGATGGCGCACTGGGGCGCTCAGGAGATCATGGGCCGCTACCAGAAGGGCCTGAGCCTGTGGCCGCTGCGCAAGCGGGTCGAGGTGGTCATCGGCGATCCGGTCGACGTGTCGGATCTGCAGGGGCGTGCGGGCGAGGCCTCGGCGCTGAACGAGGCGACCACCCGCCTGATGAACGCGATCACCGTGCTCCTCGAGGAGCTGCGAGACGAGAAGGCG
The sequence above is a segment of the Microbacterium sp. Root553 genome. Coding sequences within it:
- a CDS encoding DUF2834 domain-containing protein; amino-acid sequence: MMRHWTPMAVVYLVLAVAGLVGTWAFNVLAITQMVDFIGDLVGSGPAVSSITIDLLVAAIAGSIFIIVEARRIGMRHGWLYVVASGVTAFAFMFPLFLAMRQRHLTRLSTETQPRA
- a CDS encoding LON peptidase substrate-binding domain-containing protein, whose translation is MAALPMFPLGSVLFPYTPLPLRVFEPRYLTMIGHLLDEEDPQFGVVLIERGQEVGGGDLRSGIGTMARLTSVSADADVLHIVAVGTTRFSIDEWVDDAPHPRAAVTPLPELTWDDALTPLRTLAESTVRRVLARADSPWSADTDLADDPLASSWQLAEIAPLGDYDRYTLLRSTSLGALLRQVIDLTLEAESLWTTG
- a CDS encoding DUF427 domain-containing protein, with amino-acid sequence MRRPSPIVPSPGQESVWDYPRPPRIEKVDERVTIRLGGVLVADTRAAMRVLETSHPPVYYLPIADFIDGALADAPGSSFCEFKGAARYLDVRGGGLVAAGAAWNYPDPTPGFEALSDRVAVYAGPMDECTVGGEVVVPQPGGFYGGWVTSSVVGPFKGGPGSMGW
- a CDS encoding LLM class flavin-dependent oxidoreductase → MSRLQHFGWFLARGFGPQGWGLPSLDWDYDWTRPDIYQEAARTLEQAGFDLVIIEDAPSLGSPSTIDLRVRHAFGGPKHDPLLLAPYLFQATRHLGVVPTVNPAAYLPYTAARQFATLQHLSGHRLGLNVVTDTGSARHFSAAAQLGHDAAYDRAEEWLDGIRALWGSWQDGAIVEDRATEVFADGSKLHAVRHRGEHFAFDGPLNAVPFTDGAPAIVSPGGSGRGLGFAGAHSDVQLALAPLHEASVRAYRAKIHDAAIAAGRRPDDIKILFAIQPVITASAEEADRIVAASAHPDDEALRQIARKQSSDLETDLTALDLDRPLDPSFFGEHVSRGSIQRLLGDRGDDAPLRAHLTALARTGRLSDRSGFVGTAEEFADLVEELGEWGNDGVLLWGDFHPVTLHRTLDELVPVLRRRGLLRRDHVDGGLQANLQAF
- a CDS encoding O-acetylhomoserine aminocarboxypropyltransferase/cysteine synthase family protein; protein product: MTDESTGFATRALHSARNQTAATSRATPIYLTAGFEFEDFDHAADHFGTGSGFGYTRTGNPTIRAVERQLAALESGVDAVLVASGQAAVVTALLTVAGAGDHIISSTHIYEGSRGLFLDNLARLGIETTFVDDIGDPDAWRAEIRPNTRALFAESIANARNDLLDIAAISAVADEAAIPLIVDNTLATPFLVRPLEQGASIVVHSASKFLAGHGSVLGGVIVDDGRFDATAAGHNAPHLVLPGRGGFPSVASRHGGAARIAYARESVAPRFGASPSPLNAFLIGQGAETLGLRVERQSRNALDVARWLAAHDEVESVDYLGLEGHPHHALAEKYLVGGHGSVFTFTLRGGLDAARSFVDGVGVFTHMTHIGDVRSLVLHPETTSHSHRSRQERDLLGVRPGTLRLSIGIEDVSDLIADLDRVLQPAREVAA
- the leuC gene encoding 3-isopropylmalate dehydratase large subunit, which encodes MNSPAADSASVRPRTLAEKVWDDHLVVKGEDGEPDLIYIDLHLVHEVTSPQAFDGLRAEGRPLRRLDLTIATEDHNTPTWDIDKPIADLTSRTQIETLRRNASEFGVRLHSLGDAEQGIVHVVGPQLGLTMPGITVVCGDSHTSTHGAFGAMAFGIGTSEVEHVMATQTLPLKPFKTMAITVDGTLRPGVTAKDIILAVIAKITTGGGQGYVLEFRGSAIRALSMEGRMTICNMSIEAGARAGMVAPDETTFEYLKGRPHAPKGQDWDDAVAYWRTLPTDEGATFDAEVFIDADELEPFVTWGTNPGQGSSLSASVPDPADIADPNERAAAQRALEYMDLAPGTPLKEVPVDAVFMGSCTNSRIEDLRAFASIVEGRKKADGVRVMVVPGSARVRLEAEAEGLDKVITDFGAEWRFAGCSMCLGMNPDQLAPGERCASTSNRNFEGRQGKGGRTHLVSPLVAAATAIRGTLSSPSDLHEMAEV
- the leuD gene encoding 3-isopropylmalate dehydratase small subunit, which translates into the protein MEKFTTHTGVAAPLKRSNVDTDQIIPAVFLKRVTKTGFEDALFHGWRQDPDFVLNQPQFQGASVLVAGPDFGTGSSREHAVWALRDFGFAVVLSPRFADIFRGNSGKQGLLAATISEEDLDRIWAEIDREPGASITVDLEARTASIGDVQAEIGIDDYTRWRLLEGLDDIGLTLRNEDKIAQFEARRESWRPRTLPVQ
- the murA gene encoding UDP-N-acetylglucosamine 1-carboxyvinyltransferase: MTTPVRDALADGVPPLTGDVLAIRGGRPLRGRVDVKGAKNLATKAMVASLLGETVSTLRDVPAISDVAVVRSLLEVHGVRVSDGDEPGALVFDPSDVESAHFEEIDAHAGASRIPILFCGPLLHRLGQAFIPDLGGCRIGDRPIDFHLDALRKFGAIVEKLPSGIRLSTGGARLHGANIHLPYPSVGATEQVLLTAVRAEGTTELRNAAIEPEIMDLIAVLQKMGAIISYEPNRVIVIEGVEKLRGYDHRSIFDRNEAASWASAALATDGEIFVGGAKQQEMLTFLNVFRKAGGWFDIQEDGILFRRDGELKPVVVETDVHPGFMTDWQQPLVVALTQANGRSVVHETVYENRLGFTDALVKMGADIVVHPRGLQDGPRRVPRRDLEQAAVITGPTPLHAADIVVPDLRGGYSHVIAALTAEGESRVSGVDILSRGYEKFLTKLDAVGADFDVIR
- a CDS encoding lysophospholipid acyltransferase family protein; the protein is MGSRSPESTRPSVFWPLAAIIVPIVSLIAKIRIRGGEKLPQDGAYVLAPNHYSEFDPLIVAVAVWRIGRAPRFMAKESLFRVPVLGAALRATGMIPVARSSSASAAKQTLKQSAELVEHRRGVIVYPEGTLTRDPDLWPMRGKSGAVRLALTDGIPLIPMAHWGAQEIMGRYQKGLSLWPLRKRVEVVIGDPVDVSDLQGRAGEASALNEATTRLMNAITVLLEELRDEKAPAERWNPSTHGQKETGRLDS